One window of the Burkholderia sp. FERM BP-3421 genome contains the following:
- a CDS encoding sarcosine oxidase subunit gamma, whose translation MWNETRSEAASPREAQGVRLESPLVGAAGLLAEQDARAARKFAFRERPFLDLVNVRGEAGDPAFVAAFEAALGCRPPARPNTVARGAECDVLWLGPDEWLVRSNGAVEAGRLEATLARALDGLYAAAVDVGSGYTVVEISGERVRDVLARGCPLDLHPRGFGVGQCAQSHFFKASIVLVPTGEQSFEIVVRRSFADYFCRIMLDAAAPLAS comes from the coding sequence ATGTGGAATGAAACCAGAAGCGAGGCGGCGTCGCCGCGCGAGGCGCAGGGCGTGCGCCTCGAATCGCCGCTCGTCGGCGCGGCCGGCCTGCTCGCGGAGCAGGATGCGCGCGCGGCGCGCAAGTTCGCGTTTCGCGAGCGGCCCTTCCTCGATCTCGTGAACGTGCGGGGCGAGGCGGGCGACCCGGCGTTCGTCGCGGCGTTCGAGGCGGCGCTCGGGTGCCGGCCGCCTGCGCGGCCGAACACGGTCGCGCGCGGCGCGGAGTGCGACGTGCTGTGGCTCGGCCCGGACGAATGGCTGGTGCGCTCGAACGGCGCGGTCGAGGCCGGCCGCCTGGAGGCGACGCTCGCCCGCGCGCTGGACGGGCTGTATGCGGCGGCGGTCGATGTCGGCAGCGGCTACACGGTGGTCGAGATCAGCGGCGAGCGCGTGCGCGACGTGCTCGCGCGCGGCTGCCCGCTCGATCTGCATCCGCGCGGGTTCGGCGTGGGACAGTGCGCGCAGAGCCATTTCTTCAAGGCGTCGATCGTGCTGGTGCCGACGGGCGAGCAATCGTTCGAGATCGTCGTGCGGCGCAGCTTCGCCGACTACTTCTGCCGCATCATGCTCGACGCGGCCGCGCCGCTCGCGTCATGA
- a CDS encoding fimbrial biogenesis chaperone produces the protein MIGAREGSVGSGRRARLVVLGMLLLAARGTWAAASMMIWPIDPVMESDQRAAALWLENRDDQPVTLQVRVLGWRQVDGADVYDETQARVAGSPPMATVPPGARQLVRLTRIAPVAPGGEDAYRVLIDEIPQPDDEAPVSAGHASLGVKFQMHYSVPLFVYGEGQWTRDDPSRRRDPASAGRPALRWSLAREGGRRWLEVSNQGPVHARITQAVLESNGARVDLARGLLGYVLPGARMRWPVPGTFASGTRPTLVATVNGAAGLALEVEQAEPPGR, from the coding sequence ATGATTGGGGCAAGAGAGGGCAGTGTCGGCAGCGGTCGTCGAGCCCGGCTCGTCGTGCTGGGCATGCTGCTGCTGGCGGCGCGGGGCACGTGGGCGGCGGCGTCGATGATGATCTGGCCGATCGATCCGGTCATGGAGAGCGACCAGCGCGCAGCGGCGCTGTGGCTCGAGAACCGCGACGACCAGCCGGTGACGCTGCAGGTGCGGGTGCTCGGCTGGCGGCAGGTGGATGGCGCGGACGTCTACGACGAGACCCAGGCGCGCGTCGCGGGCAGTCCGCCGATGGCGACCGTTCCGCCCGGCGCGCGCCAGTTGGTGCGGCTGACGCGCATCGCGCCGGTCGCGCCGGGCGGCGAGGACGCGTACCGCGTGCTGATCGACGAGATTCCGCAACCCGACGACGAGGCGCCAGTGTCGGCGGGCCATGCCTCGCTCGGCGTGAAATTCCAGATGCACTACTCGGTGCCGTTGTTCGTGTACGGCGAGGGACAGTGGACCCGCGACGATCCGAGCCGACGTCGCGATCCCGCGAGCGCGGGACGGCCGGCGCTGCGCTGGTCGCTCGCGCGCGAAGGCGGCCGGCGCTGGCTGGAGGTGTCGAACCAGGGGCCGGTGCACGCGCGCATCACGCAGGCGGTGCTGGAATCGAACGGCGCGCGCGTGGATCTGGCGCGCGGGCTGCTCGGCTATGTGCTGCCGGGGGCGCGGATGCGCTGGCCGGTGCCGGGGACGTTCGCGTCCGGCACCCGGCCGACCCTGGTCGCGACCGTCAA
- a CDS encoding 3-keto-5-aminohexanoate cleavage protein yields MTKTFYITAAPVGAVPKFLDPQEPKFIPLPLLDLLDDAARGTLQHALEADGWEAVPEGGIALERGFDAPVDLAAQSARTQFDALAALGWSRDGAVLRRDIAHTAVGLPLIVPRALLDRIAPRDLVRQLVLQLTTFGWLATDDGGLEWPHERVHSYLPPALVERLREDAPAALDALLANGWQPRGPGLWQPGKARSPHLPITASGIVDAARDALREGAAAVHLHTRATDDQRRLPVPGLNTGITIGAQRNHIVVDDYDHIVPSLIALEPAAILNLSTSARGDRRASESPLRRAHLKHYGHARIAPDVASFSPGPVVFQGGGGYDNPHGFLAQQLAHFAEYGVRPEIEVFNHTIVENATTLYRAPLIAAGVPVLFMLVAAVDQYHRDPVSGETEDDSLIDVASRKAIAKLLMRDEPEATAEAARIAVDRLRPSVEQLRAGFPDCRISLLLPGPFQALLVDVALGLDLDGIRVGLEDALNVFDERVPGGVRKAAGTGDQVRALRLDLERRGIAIVDAETLRDDLGMQRPDVALFRQAEAALARYPADARPPARLPGASTIVDALRPIIDRYRRVEDELASCLATATDLPATPAQLAAFVRATAHGFGLSIRSFVEELDRYADQEHLIANDLDVPLALNYAREILAPRGYGIASYDDALERYARPGQTISREGASYRVPSEQFKPLALRGLEYLAAIPCRYNSDHSNVVNVGLRQDTRYSATMALLYHAARELTLALRERSSAPRKAPGPVWTAVETAANPAEPPHREALDTPGPLAADGFDWIVLPSTPTTNYPLGLKLSHGMTRRFHGFVAQIAADPMLRPPGTAPLAKPLRLLGITHAGQRHDGETVIEASMLHNRFALNADLAGRLFSPESQMIYERLILPRLVDAPDRLDYTDALLVRRDAAGFPLYRDGSIARRINPRRIEALPLLRLLAHSSGIATAQQLDVLACLDGERMGMSEEELRAFFDRALIVSFGSAADVHLDWLGTSVLDITAFNDVRSLAGTTHRHYVLTPGAHSDVLQQCLSRARPGEYRYEHAVPVWQQGARGKVVARLTGVFLLDDASRLDDGHSIRRYLASSPLWLRRWISLIHHARPDAGAQAILTQLQAATEQRDASANQAIRQAIA; encoded by the coding sequence ATGACCAAGACCTTCTACATCACCGCAGCGCCTGTCGGCGCAGTCCCCAAGTTCCTCGACCCCCAGGAACCGAAGTTCATCCCGCTCCCGCTTCTCGATCTGCTCGACGATGCGGCGCGCGGCACGCTGCAGCACGCACTCGAGGCCGATGGCTGGGAAGCCGTGCCGGAAGGCGGCATCGCCCTTGAGCGCGGTTTCGACGCGCCCGTCGACCTGGCCGCGCAATCCGCGCGCACGCAGTTCGACGCCCTCGCCGCACTCGGCTGGTCGCGCGACGGCGCGGTGCTGCGCCGAGATATCGCGCACACGGCGGTCGGGCTGCCGCTCATCGTTCCACGCGCGCTGCTGGACCGCATCGCACCGCGCGATCTGGTCCGCCAGCTGGTGCTCCAATTGACCACGTTCGGCTGGCTCGCCACCGACGACGGCGGTCTCGAATGGCCGCACGAGCGCGTCCACAGCTACCTGCCCCCCGCCCTGGTCGAACGCCTGCGCGAAGACGCGCCGGCCGCGCTCGACGCCTTGCTCGCGAACGGCTGGCAGCCGCGCGGGCCGGGCCTATGGCAACCCGGCAAGGCGCGCTCGCCGCATCTGCCGATCACCGCGAGCGGCATCGTCGACGCGGCGCGCGACGCGCTGCGCGAAGGCGCGGCGGCGGTCCACCTGCACACACGCGCGACCGACGACCAGCGACGCCTGCCCGTGCCGGGCCTGAACACCGGCATCACGATCGGCGCGCAGCGCAATCACATCGTGGTCGACGACTACGACCACATCGTGCCCAGCCTCATCGCCCTCGAACCGGCCGCGATCCTCAATCTCTCGACCAGCGCGCGCGGCGATCGCCGCGCCTCCGAAAGCCCGCTGCGGCGCGCGCACCTGAAGCACTACGGACACGCGCGGATCGCCCCCGACGTCGCCTCGTTCAGCCCGGGTCCGGTGGTGTTCCAAGGCGGCGGCGGCTATGACAACCCGCACGGTTTCCTCGCGCAGCAGCTCGCGCATTTCGCCGAATACGGCGTGCGGCCCGAGATCGAGGTGTTCAATCACACGATCGTCGAGAACGCGACGACGCTGTACCGCGCCCCGCTGATCGCGGCCGGCGTGCCGGTGCTGTTCATGCTGGTCGCGGCCGTCGACCAATACCACCGCGATCCCGTCAGCGGCGAGACCGAGGACGACTCGCTGATCGACGTCGCCTCGCGCAAGGCGATCGCCAAGCTGCTGATGCGGGACGAACCCGAAGCAACCGCCGAGGCCGCGCGCATCGCGGTCGACCGCCTGCGGCCGAGCGTCGAGCAGCTGCGCGCAGGCTTCCCCGACTGCCGGATCTCGCTGCTGCTGCCCGGGCCGTTCCAGGCGCTGCTCGTCGACGTCGCGCTCGGGCTCGATCTCGACGGCATCCGCGTGGGTCTCGAGGATGCGCTGAACGTGTTCGACGAACGCGTGCCCGGCGGCGTGCGCAAGGCGGCCGGCACCGGCGACCAGGTCCGCGCGCTGCGGCTCGATCTCGAACGCCGCGGCATCGCAATCGTCGATGCCGAGACGCTGCGCGACGACCTCGGCATGCAGCGCCCCGACGTCGCGCTGTTCAGGCAGGCCGAAGCCGCGCTCGCCCGCTATCCGGCGGACGCGCGGCCGCCCGCCCGCCTGCCCGGCGCATCGACGATCGTCGACGCGCTGCGGCCGATCATCGATCGTTATCGGCGCGTCGAGGACGAACTGGCCAGCTGCCTCGCGACCGCGACCGACCTGCCCGCCACGCCGGCCCAGCTCGCGGCCTTCGTGCGCGCGACCGCGCATGGCTTCGGCCTCTCGATCCGCTCGTTCGTCGAGGAGCTGGACCGCTACGCCGACCAGGAACACCTGATCGCCAACGACCTCGACGTACCGCTCGCGCTGAACTATGCGCGCGAGATCCTCGCCCCGCGCGGCTACGGCATCGCGAGCTACGACGACGCGCTCGAACGCTATGCGCGACCCGGCCAGACCATCTCGCGCGAAGGCGCCAGCTACCGGGTGCCGAGCGAACAGTTCAAGCCGCTCGCGCTGCGCGGCCTCGAATACCTGGCCGCGATCCCGTGCCGCTACAACAGCGACCACAGCAATGTCGTCAACGTCGGCTTGCGCCAGGACACCCGCTACAGCGCGACGATGGCGCTGCTTTACCATGCCGCGCGCGAACTCACGCTCGCGCTGCGCGAGCGCTCGAGCGCGCCGCGCAAGGCGCCGGGACCGGTCTGGACCGCGGTCGAGACCGCCGCGAACCCGGCCGAGCCGCCGCATCGCGAGGCGCTCGACACGCCGGGGCCGCTCGCCGCGGACGGCTTCGACTGGATCGTGCTGCCCAGCACGCCGACCACGAACTATCCGCTCGGCCTCAAGCTGTCGCACGGCATGACGCGGCGCTTCCACGGCTTCGTCGCGCAAATCGCCGCCGACCCGATGCTGCGGCCGCCCGGCACCGCACCGCTCGCGAAGCCGCTGCGCCTGCTCGGCATCACGCACGCGGGCCAGCGCCACGACGGCGAGACCGTGATCGAGGCCAGCATGCTGCACAACCGCTTCGCGTTGAATGCGGATCTGGCGGGCCGTCTGTTCAGCCCGGAATCGCAGATGATCTACGAACGGCTGATCCTGCCGCGCCTCGTCGATGCGCCGGACCGGCTCGACTACACCGATGCGCTGCTGGTGCGCCGCGACGCGGCGGGTTTCCCGCTCTACCGCGACGGCTCGATCGCACGCCGCATCAACCCGCGCCGCATCGAGGCATTGCCGCTGCTGCGCCTCCTCGCGCACAGCTCGGGGATCGCGACCGCGCAGCAGCTCGACGTGCTCGCATGCCTCGACGGCGAGCGGATGGGGATGAGCGAGGAGGAGTTGCGGGCGTTCTTCGACCGGGCGCTGATCGTGTCGTTCGGGTCGGCGGCCGACGTCCATCTCGACTGGCTCGGCACCTCGGTGCTCGACATCACCGCGTTCAACGACGTGCGCAGCCTCGCCGGCACGACGCACCGCCACTACGTGCTGACGCCGGGCGCGCATTCGGACGTGCTGCAGCAATGCCTGTCCCGCGCGCGGCCGGGCGAGTATCGCTACGAGCACGCGGTGCCGGTCTGGCAGCAGGGCGCGCGCGGCAAGGTGGTGGCGCGGTTGACAGGCGTGTTCCTGCTCGACGACGCGTCGCGCCTCGATGACGGCCATTCGATCCGCCGCTATCTCGCGTCGAGTCCGCTATGGCTGCGCCGCTGGATCTCGCTGATTCATCATGCGCGGCCGGATGCCGGCGCGCAGGCGATTCTCACGCAGTTGCAGGCCGCGACCGAACAGCGCGACGCCAGCGCGAATCAGGCGATCCGCCAGGCGATTGCCTGA
- a CDS encoding Csu type fimbrial protein, whose product MAGDGIARGLRAALWFGALAWPGAPRADTPLPRTQAFGVSAQIVAGCGLRGAGAGALDLGPLDFGVHPAVAAGTVTVATAGHALQLECSPGTTLALTIDGGRQPGAGHGARQLTAGGGVRIPYRLYADAARTRPIGIGQAVSMPVSGIVALPIYGELSLPGGGVPAGVYTDTAQVTFGY is encoded by the coding sequence TTGGCTGGTGATGGCATCGCGCGCGGCCTGCGGGCCGCGCTGTGGTTCGGCGCGCTGGCATGGCCGGGCGCGCCGCGCGCCGATACGCCGTTGCCGCGCACTCAGGCCTTCGGCGTCAGCGCGCAGATCGTCGCCGGATGCGGGCTGCGCGGTGCGGGGGCAGGCGCGCTCGACCTCGGGCCGCTCGATTTCGGCGTGCATCCCGCGGTGGCGGCAGGGACGGTGACGGTCGCGACCGCGGGCCATGCCTTGCAACTCGAATGTTCGCCCGGCACGACCCTGGCGCTGACGATCGATGGCGGACGCCAACCCGGTGCGGGCCACGGGGCCCGCCAGCTCACGGCGGGCGGCGGCGTGCGGATTCCCTATCGCCTGTACGCGGATGCCGCGCGCACGCGGCCGATCGGGATCGGGCAAGCAGTGTCGATGCCGGTGTCCGGCATCGTCGCGTTGCCGATATACGGCGAATTGAGTCTGCCGGGCGGTGGGGTGCCGGCGGGCGTCTATACGGATACGGCGCAGGTCACGTTCGGATATTGA
- a CDS encoding spore coat protein U domain-containing protein, with translation MKLSMKTWITLVAASACGAAYAESSPLTGRIDTKLMLTSGCVINAGGGSVGATSFGTLDFGMQPSGFTGSLRSAVSGSGSSGAAQITCSPDVAAVQVTVDAGRHGGKGAGIGAGTRAVSNGASYVPYEIYADKAGSTQYVSDTAQTISVPTPGAAFDLPVYGVANKVSPSALDAGAYNDTLSITLGW, from the coding sequence ATGAAATTGAGCATGAAAACCTGGATCACGCTCGTGGCCGCGTCGGCTTGCGGGGCCGCCTATGCCGAATCGAGTCCGCTCACCGGCAGGATCGATACGAAGCTGATGCTGACCTCGGGCTGCGTGATCAACGCGGGCGGCGGGTCGGTCGGCGCGACCAGCTTCGGCACCCTCGACTTCGGCATGCAGCCGAGCGGCTTCACCGGTTCGCTGCGCAGCGCGGTGAGCGGCAGCGGGTCGTCCGGCGCTGCGCAGATCACCTGTTCGCCCGACGTGGCGGCGGTCCAGGTCACCGTTGACGCCGGCCGGCATGGGGGCAAGGGGGCGGGCATCGGCGCGGGCACCCGCGCGGTCAGCAACGGCGCCAGCTACGTACCCTATGAAATCTACGCGGACAAGGCGGGCAGCACCCAGTATGTGTCCGACACCGCGCAGACCATCTCGGTGCCGACGCCAGGCGCCGCGTTCGACCTGCCGGTGTATGGCGTCGCGAACAAGGTCAGTCCGTCGGCGCTGGACGCCGGCGCCTACAACGACACGTTGAGCATCACGCTTGGCTGGTGA
- a CDS encoding dihydroneopterin aldolase: protein MKPAEAPFIADSRMTGGGWSVFIDALQMPARVGIHAHEHAGPQPVVLDARLGYRCVPAEQGEAGWIDYDAYCARIAAFVAHKPHTRLLETLVFDIAVLSFDEWPALDALTLALYKPKIRPGTRRVGVTFDWTRADHARWRAARCAGA from the coding sequence ATGAAACCGGCCGAGGCGCCGTTCATCGCGGACAGCCGCATGACGGGCGGCGGCTGGAGCGTGTTCATCGATGCATTGCAGATGCCGGCGCGGGTCGGCATCCATGCGCACGAGCATGCCGGGCCGCAGCCGGTGGTGCTCGATGCGCGGCTCGGGTATCGCTGCGTGCCGGCCGAGCAGGGCGAGGCGGGCTGGATCGACTACGACGCGTACTGCGCGCGGATCGCGGCGTTCGTCGCGCACAAGCCGCATACGCGCCTGCTCGAAACGCTCGTGTTCGACATCGCGGTGCTGTCGTTCGACGAATGGCCGGCGCTCGATGCGCTGACGCTCGCGCTGTACAAGCCGAAGATCCGGCCGGGCACGCGCCGGGTCGGTGTCACGTTCGACTGGACCCGCGCCGATCATGCGCGCTGGCGCGCCGCGCGCTGCGCCGGTGCGTGA